In the Pontibacillus sp. HMF3514 genome, AAGATGAAGAGCCTGTAATTGTTACTGGTTGGACTCCACACTGGATGTTTGCTAAATATGACCTAAAATATCTAGAAGATCCAGAGAAAGTATTTGGTGGCGCAGAGCAAATTAAGACAATGGCACGCCAAGGACTTAAAGAAGAAAAACCAAATCTTTACAAGATTCTTGACCAGTTCAACTGGGAAGCTAAGGACATGGAATCTGTAATGCTTGAAATCGAAAATGGTACTCCTGAAGAAGAAGCAGCGAAGAACTGGATTAAAGACAACCAAGATAAAGTAGACGAGTGGACAAAAGGCACAGAAAAAGTTGATGGCGTAGAAGCGAAAATCGCTTATGTTGCATGGTCATCTGAAATTGCATCTTCTAACGTAGTTAAAGCAGTTCTTGAAGAGCAAGGCTTTGAAGCAGAAATCAAGCAGTTAGACAATGGTGTTATGTGGCAGGCAGTTGCTAAAGGTGAAGCTGACGGAATGGTAGCAGCTTGGTTACCTGGAACTCACGGTGACCTTTACGAATCTTACAAAGATGAGCTTAAAGATCTTGGTCCAAACCTTAAAGGTGCAAAAATCGGTCTAGTTGTTCCTAAATATATGGATATCAGCTCTATCGAAGATCTTAAATCAAAATAATAATGAACACGTAAAAAATGACCTCTAATTTTAAATAAAAACCTGCTTAGGGCTTATCGCCTTAAGCAGGTTTTTTATATATGTAATAACCAGATTTTGTGGAGGGCATATTGCTATTTATGTCGAAGGGTTATAAATAGTAAAAAATTAAAAGGAGGTTGGGGTCATGTATGAGTTAAAAACAAAATGACAACAGTGTAATGGAATTTATTGAAGGAGTGGATAGTCCCAAGAAGCGTGAGGATGCATATAAGTTATTAGATATCTTTACAGAAGAAACAGGTTATTCTGCAAAGATGTGGGGCCTAGCATTATCGGTTTTGGATCGTATCATTATAAATATAAGACAGGACATGAAGGGGATGCACCTCTTGTTGGATTTTCACCACGTAAAGCCAAAATAAGTCTTTATTTATCAGGAGAGGAAAATAAGCGAGAGGAATTGTTAGAGGCGTTTGGAAAGCATAAAACGGGAAAAGCATGTGGTTTATATAAAAAAAGTCACAGATATTAATGTTGAGGTATTAAAAGCGTTTATTCAGGAATTTATACGCTTTTTACATAAGACATATCCAGATCAAACATAAAACCCTACCGTAAAAGGTAGGGTTTCGTGTAAGCGCGTACTACTCTTCTTTCGCCTTATCTTCAAGCTCTTTTAAACTTTTTTCAATTTCTTGCAGGTGTTTTTGAATGTTTCGCTGGTGAGGTTCAATCGTGTTTCTCCAGCTTTCGATGGAGGTTTTTACATCAGCAGATAAATCTTTAAGTAAAGTTGCACCTTCTTTAGACGTGCGTGCAATTTGGTCGGTTAACTCTTTGCCTTCGCCTTTCAAGTTTTCCAACGTATGTTTGAAACGGGTGCCTGAACTTTTCGCTTGGTGGCGTAATTGTTCACCAGATTTAGGCGCAGAGAGTAAGGTAGCGGATGCACTAACAACTCCACCAATGACAAATCCAAGTAATAGCGATTTTCCTTTTCCCATATTCCCAACTCCTTTCTACTTCTATTATAGCCAATTTCCCTAATAATGTAGAGGAGTAAACGTCTTTTACTTAAGAAAAACTTGGTTATCGTAAAAATTTTCTGTTAAACAAGATTATATAAGCTTTGAGTTTATTCAATTATATGGCAGTTATCTGGAATAACTGTTTTAGTGAGAGAGGCGGTTCCGTTGCTATTGTGGAGTGCGGCAGGCTTGGGAACGGGTTGCTTTCCCCGGACGAACGATCGAGCCTCCTCATCCGCTACGCTTCTTGCGGGGTCTCGCTCGCCCGTTTTCCCGGAGGAGTCAACCCGTTCCCAAGCCCACCTTAGCCATAATGGTGACTAACGGAACCGCAGCTATCGTAAGGTTTTCTGATATAGAATATGTGGTTACATCATATATGCATCAAAGTGATCTAAAGCCTTATATGTAAAGGGGGTTAGTATCTAAAATACATTTTCCTTAAGCAAGAAATTAAATGATTTCAGCCATAGGTCCGTTAATTTCCATTAAAAAACCTCCTGAAAGAATCAGGAGGTTAAACTATTTGTTATACAACATTTAGGCTGCTTTGGTCTGGTTTGATGTTTCATTTGAGATTCTTGTACGTTTGGTGATGTTCTGAACGATTGGGTACACAATGATCATTAGGACAGTATTGAGCAGTGCTGTTGGAAGTACAACTGAAGCATACAATACTGAAAATCCTGCGTTCCCTAGACCCATAATCACAACGGGGATAAATAAGAAGATACCACCGCTAATCAAGGTTCCAATCGCTGTAATGGTTGGTGCAAGTTTCTGTTTACTCATGGATTTTTCTAATACCTTAACCATCCCTAAGATGATAAAAGCAGTAATGGGCTTTTCAATAATGTTCGCAATTTGTCCACCTGGAAAGCCAGTAGTCATCGCTGAAATGAATCCTGTTGCAAGTGATGCTAACAAAACATATCGTCCTTTAGGAAAAAGAATAATTCCAAGCATCATCATAACAAGTGATAAATCCGGCGTAACTCCAAAAATAATAGGTGGCATGATTGTATGAAGCGCAGCCCCAATCCCGATAAGCAATGATAGAAATACTAACACACGAGTATCCAAACGTGTATTCATGATACATCTCTCCTCTTCTAAACTAGTCTCAACTAAAGTAATTTACTTTCCAACTGTGTCCTCGTGACCAACTGCGAAAGTATGTTCATGATTATAACATAATGATTTAGACATGTAGAGTGGAAATATTTTTCAAATATAACCCGTAATAAAGGGAAGTTTAGGAGTGTATTTAATGAAAGCAAAAATGATTGAGAAGCCAAGTTTCACTATTGTAGGAATGAAGTGTGATACGACGATGGAAGAAAAGGATAAGATTATTCCTAAGGTTGTTGATGAATTCCATATGAAACGTATGGAAGAGGTAGAGGACAGAATAAATGCTCCAAATGCTTATGGTGTATTTGTCGATCCTCCAAACTGGGATCCTGAAACTGAATCATTTACGTGGATTACAGCTGTTGAGATAGAAAGTGGAGGCAAGGTTCCAGAAGGCATGATCAGCAAAACGATACCAGCTCATACTTATGCTGCGGTATATTATGACCCTAAAACGATGACGATGAATCCTTATATTGATCTTCACCGATGGATCAATGAGCAAGGTTATACTCAGATAGAAGGCTTCGGATTTGAAGTACATACTTCATATGAAGGGGCTAACACGCCTTACACACTACATTTACCGGTTCAAAAGGGATAAGCATTTTAATGAAGGAATGAAACGCTGTGATGGTACGAGAAGCGAGAATTGAAGTAGACTGCAGTTGATTTTAAAAAAAACTTGGTCTTACACCTATGAGTTTGGCTAATGATTATGCTGAAATTAAAATTGTATTGATAAAATTTTAAAGCAAAAATGCTCAGGGATACCTGAGCATTTTGGTTATTTAATATGTTTTCCAATATCGGACGCAATTTGTTGTAGATCTTCTGGGGTGTAGTCATCACTATGCGTTTCCCAT is a window encoding:
- a CDS encoding GyrI-like domain-containing protein; translated protein: MKAKMIEKPSFTIVGMKCDTTMEEKDKIIPKVVDEFHMKRMEEVEDRINAPNAYGVFVDPPNWDPETESFTWITAVEIESGGKVPEGMISKTIPAHTYAAVYYDPKTMTMNPYIDLHRWINEQGYTQIEGFGFEVHTSYEGANTPYTLHLPVQKG
- a CDS encoding tryptophan transporter, producing MNTRLDTRVLVFLSLLIGIGAALHTIMPPIIFGVTPDLSLVMMMLGIILFPKGRYVLLASLATGFISAMTTGFPGGQIANIIEKPITAFIILGMVKVLEKSMSKQKLAPTITAIGTLISGGIFLFIPVVIMGLGNAGFSVLYASVVLPTALLNTVLMIIVYPIVQNITKRTRISNETSNQTKAA
- a CDS encoding YtxH domain-containing protein, encoding MGKGKSLLLGFVIGGVVSASATLLSAPKSGEQLRHQAKSSGTRFKHTLENLKGEGKELTDQIARTSKEGATLLKDLSADVKTSIESWRNTIEPHQRNIQKHLQEIEKSLKELEDKAKEE
- a CDS encoding glycine betaine ABC transporter substrate-binding protein, which gives rise to MFKLNLKRAGIVAGLSLSLVAAGCGSSDEGGESTDGNGDGGSEKAAVGEQLDYTITGIDAGSGVVAAAKKSVETYGLDGWEVQTSSGAAMTQKLGDAIEDEEPVIVTGWTPHWMFAKYDLKYLEDPEKVFGGAEQIKTMARQGLKEEKPNLYKILDQFNWEAKDMESVMLEIENGTPEEEAAKNWIKDNQDKVDEWTKGTEKVDGVEAKIAYVAWSSEIASSNVVKAVLEEQGFEAEIKQLDNGVMWQAVAKGEADGMVAAWLPGTHGDLYESYKDELKDLGPNLKGAKIGLVVPKYMDISSIEDLKSK